CTGATACAAGCTCCGGCCCGCCGCCGCTGCACCTCCCCTCCCACACCGGCGGCGGGCCGGTCCCGCATGCGCGCACTCGCCGCCGGGACAGAAGAACCCTAAAAACTTGCCGTCGTCACTCGTTGCCGTGCGCGAGAACAGTCTTCGGCGCCTGACCGATTGCCCGCATTGCTCGGCAAAGTCGTCGGAGAACTGGTCCGGGTCGCTGCCGCGGCCACCGCCGTGAATCGCGCCGGTGAACAGCAGGCCGCCGAGCCGGCATGCCGCGGGGACGGGATTCTCGTGCGAAAAACTTTCCAGCTGGATGCTCTTCCGCCGCGGCATCGTGGATTCCTTCGTCCCAGGTCAAGTGAGGTGCGTCACCGACGCTAGGGAGTGCGGGCCGCGTACTCAAATCACATCCGAAGCGGATTGATGCATCATGCGCATGAGTCGCTTTGATCTTTCCGATCGGCGCCAGCATCCGCCGCCACGACGACGCGCCGTCGTCCGTCGTCTGGTCCATTCAGGACGTTGGACTAAAAATTCCCTGCCCGGGAACCGCGATCATGTGATGTGGAGGCAGGGCTTGGCACTCAGCGATTGAACACCGGCAGCTCGGCGGGAGGTTGCGGGATGAATCCGCCGTGCTGGGCCATCTGGTCGTAGAGGTAGTCGTGCGATTCCGCGAGCGTCGCAAGCGCGCCGTCGACGTCGACGTGCACCAGTCGGCCGTCACGTTTGACCACCCGCCCGTCGACCAGCACCGTGTGCACGTTGCCCGAGTTGGCCTGCGCGATGATCGCGCCGCAGGGGTCGGAGCGGTTCCAGCCGGCCTGGCTGACACCCGACATGTCCAGCAAAACGATGTCGGCGTGCTTGCCCGGAGCCAGGGTGCCCGCCACGTCGTCGACGCCAGCGGCGCGGGCCCCGTTGACGGTGAGCCACCTCAGGGCGTCGCGCGTTTTCCACCGCATGACCGTCGGAGTCGTCGATCGCACGTAGTATTCCTGATCGTCTCGCCACCGGGTCGCCTGCAGGACGAGCCGCGCGTGCGAAATCAGGTCGCCGCCCGTACTGCTCGTGCAGTCGATGCCCAGGCTCGGTCCGGGAGTGTTATCGGTGGCCTCACGGATAACCGGGAATCCCATGCCCATTTGCATCTCGGTCTCGGCGCAGACCGAGACCGTGGTGCCCGTGCCCCGCAGCAGGCGCCATTCGCTCTCGGTGCTGAATGTCGCGTGTACCAGGAGCAGATCGCTGCCGAGCATGTCGTGGGCGTGCAGCACCTCGATGTCCTTGAACAGGTTGGGCACGAGGACCTGGTTGGAGTGGAACGTGATGCGTGCGCCGAGCTCGCGGGCCAGCTCGAATTCGCGCTTGACGTCCCCGAAGGGAGCGATGGCCAGTTCCTGCGGGGCGATGCCGAAACGCAGCAGCTGAGCCTCGCTCGGGAAGTACTGATCGCGGATTTCCCGCGCCAGACGTGCGCGCCGGGCGAAGTTCCCCTCTTCCGCCGACTCCTCCAGCCCGCCTTGGGTCTCCGACCACGTGTTCGACGTGATGGGCAGGAGGCCATGTCCGTACAGCGCGCGCACTCCCGAGTCGCGCAGTCCGGCGACAGCAGCGTGTGCGTGGTCGTCGGTGACGATGTTGTGGCAGTAGTCGACCAATGTGGTCACGCCGGAGTTGAGGCAGTCGAGGCCACCGAGGTAGTTGCCCGCATACATGTCCTGCGGGCGGTACATCGTGGCCATCTGCAGCCGGAATCCCCTCAGGTAGTCGAGGATGTTCCCGTCGGCCAGAATGCCGCGCAGCGCCGTTTGCCAGGTATGCCGATGGGTGTCGACCATGCCCGGCATGGCGATCATCGACGAGGCGTCGATTCGCTCGGCATCGCCGACGCCGAGGTCCGTTCCGATCTCGGCGATGACACCGTCCTCGACGAGGATGTCGGCTCGTTCGAAGTCGCCGAGAACGTCGTCCATCGTGACGACCGCAGCGTTCTCGATCAGAGTTCGCATGGCCTCGTGCTCCTCTCCGTGTGGCGCGCGATCGGATACCTTCCGCACGTGCCGCCGTTCGGGTTGATCGGCCTCGGCGACGGTGCGGTCTGGGCCCATGCATCGGTACCTCGGCCGGAGAGTCCGTCGGCGGTGTCAGTCGGATTCCGGTGCGGTCTCCCGTTGAGTGACCCAGGCGGCGATCTGGGTTCGTGTGGTGAAGCCGAGCTTGGTCAGTATGTGGTCGATGTGGGAATCAGCGGTGCGGCGGGCGATCACCATGTCGGCGGCGATTTCTTTGTTGGTCTTGCCCTGCGCGACCAGCGCCGCCACTTCTTGCTCGCGCGGAGTAAGCATGGAGGCGTGCGATTCTTCGGTCGCGCGGCCTTTTATCTCCCCGGATTTGTTCGGGTCTTGGGTTATCCATGCGATGCCCTCGTCGAAGCCGAGCTGCGCGGCCCGGCGGAAGACTTTCTGGAACATCTTGTCGCCGAGCGACCTTCGTGCTCTTGCCTCGTAGCGGTCGTGGAGGCGCGCGATATGTTTATGGCCGGACAGCGACGCGTCGACGTTCTGTTTGATCGTCTGGCACATGCCGAACAAGGTCGCAGCCCGCACCGCGTCACCGTCTGCGCTGGCTATGCAGGCCAGGATCTCAACGCACAACCCGATCTGGAACTGTTCGTGGAAGTCGAGCCGCAGGACGAGACTTTCCAGTTGCGCCACGGCGGCTTGCTGATAATTGCCCGCAAGCAGGTCGGCTATTCCCTGCGCCCACAGGGCAAGCGATCTCATCCACTGTTCGCCGTAGGTTTCCTCGATGGCTGGGCACTCACGGAACAGCGCGGCGGCGCGCTCGTGATCGCCAAGGAACGCGACGGACAACGCGAGCTCGATCTGATCGTAGGCAGCGGCAGCATGATCGCCAATCAGCCGATGCCCGGCAAGGGCCTCCTCGAAGAGCGTGCGCGCCCGCGCAGGATCTTCATTGAACAGGGCGGTGAGCCCCGCGATCTGCGCGACGTAGGCCGCCCCTGGTTGATCTCCCAGCTCCATGGCCAGCGCTCTGGCCTCCTCCAGCAGTGCGGTCGCGGATGGCGCGTTGTTGAGCGTGGTATTCAAGTACCCGTTGACGTAGAGCGCTTTGACACGCACCGAATCGCGTTCCGCGGTCAACGCCAAGAGGCGATCAAGCCAACGACGTCCCTCGTAGACATAGCCGCTGCTGAGCCAGAAAAACCGAAGAGCGGCGGCGATCACCGATCCGGCCTGCGCTTCGCCGGGTTGGGAAGCCGAGAATTCCATCGCCTCACGCAGGTTGGCGTGCTCGGCTCGTAGCCGGGCGAAGACCGTGGTGTGTCCGGCGCCTAACCATTCCGCCTCGGCTTTCACGGCGACGTGCCGGTAGTAGTGGAGATGCTTGCGACCGACGACGGTGGTCTCACCGAGCTCGGCAAGCCGGTCCCGGCCGTAATCCCGGAGTGTCTCCAGCAGCCGATAACGGATCTTGCCCGGATGCCGCTCCGCGGTCACAATCGACTTGTCGATCAAACCTCTGATCAGATCGAGCACATCGGCGGTCTGGATGTCATCGCCGGAACCGATCGCTTCGGCCGCCTCCAGGTCGAACCCGGGACCAAATACGGACAGCCGTGCCCACAGCACCTGTTCGGCAGGAGAGCACAGCCCGTAGCTCCAGTCGACCATGTCTTGCAGGGTCTGCTGTCGGGTCGGTGTCGCCCGGGTTCCGCCGGTCAGCAATTCAAAGCGATGATCGAGCCGCATCACGATCTCCTCGGCCGACAGGAACCGAAGAGCGACCGCGGCCAGTTCAATCGCCAGTGGAATGCCGTCCAGCCGACGGCACAATCGCATGACGACCGGCGCGTTGTCCGCGCTGACCGTGAAAGCTGGGTTTGTGGCTTGAGCTCGCTCCTCCAGCAGCGCGACTGCCGCGTATCGAAGGGGCTTCGTCCGTCCCGGAAATCCTGCGATCTCCAGGGGAACCGAGAAGGGAGCCAACTCCAGGACGGTCTCGCCGCCGATGCCCAAGGGTTGGCGGCTTGTGGTCAGGATCCGCATCAGCGGGCACTGTTCGAGCAGCGAGTGCGCGAGCTGCGCGCACGCATCGAGGACGTGCTCGCAGTTGTCCAGCACGAGCAGGAGCGGGCGGGTACGAAAGCGCTCGGGCAGGTTCGCCAACTGCGTCGTGCCGGGCTGGTGTCGCAGGCCGAACGTGGCGGCCACCGTGTCGGAGACGAGTCGAGGGTCGTTCAGGCTCGCCAGCTCAATGATCCAGACACCGCCCGGAAACGACCGCCTCAGCAACGAGGCTGCCCGCAGTGCCAACCTGGTTTTGCCCACGCCGCCGACACCGGTGATGGTCACTAACCGCGAAGAGCTCAGGAGTTTCTTCACGTCGGCCAACTCGCGCCGACGTCCCACAAAGCTCGTGAGTTCCACCGGGGGTTGAGCTGCGCGCCAGGTGGGTGCATCCACGAACATGACCGATTCAGCTTATTCGTCGATAACGAACAGGTCAAGCAACCATTCGAAAGATCGCCCCACGGCTCGCCTCCACCGGCGCGAGTCATTGGAGTGGAGCCCGCCTTCCCCTCGATGTCCCGCCCTGGAACCCGTTGGCGTCAGGCTGCGCAGCGATCGCGGGTTGCCTCCGGTGCCGCCTTCCAGCCGGCGGGGTCCGCACCGCGCTCACGCACAGTGACGTCTCGCCAGGGTGGCCGCCGTGGACGTGGGCTCGGCGTGCCGGACCAGATGCACCGTTGAGCGGACAGGCCCGAGCCGCAGGCTCTGGGTTGGGCGGATCTGTTGCGCTAGTTGAGGAAGCCGAGGAGTAGTTGACTGAACGATTCTGGTTGTTCGAGGGGTGCGAGGTGGCCGGCGCCCGGGATGATGTTGAGTTCTCCGGCGTCCAGCGCTGCGGCGAGTTTCGCACCGCCTTCGTAGAAGTCGGGCATGTCGTGTTCCCCGACCGCGATCAGGGCGGGGTGGGAAAGTTCATCGAGGGCTGCCGGGTCGGACACCTCGGGCGGGGTGTCGCCGCCGATGTACTGCCGTCTCAGGTTGTTGCGCAGCATGTCGGTGGCGTGTGCTTTTACTTGCGGTGCAGCGCTTTCGGCGGTCCAAGCTTGCACTCCGGCCTGGACCGCGGCGTCGAGATCGTCGGCTTGCAACGCGGCCTGTTCACGCTCCCATGCCTTGGTCAGCCGTGGGGAGGCTGGCTGGTCGTGTGGCCGGTAGCCGACCAGCACCAGCCCGGTGACGCGTTCGGGGGCGTGGATTGTGGTGTGCAGGGCGATCAACGCGCCGAGCGAGTTGCCCGCGAGCGCGAACCGGTCGACGCCGAGGGCATCGACCGTATCGAGCACGGCGGTCCAGGGTGCGATTTCCGACGCCGGTGCCTGGCCATAGCCGGGCAGATCGACCGCGATCGCGTGCGCCCCGCCGTCGGCGAGCAGTGGCAGGTGCCGGCGCCACATCGTGCGGTCGGCCGGCCTGGCATGAAGCAACACGACCGTTGATCCGTCCCCGGCTTCGTCGACCGGAAGCCGCATCCACAGGCTCCTTACTGAGGTTGGTGAGGTTGGTGAGGTTGAACGTGGCGAAGATGGTGGGCTCGTCGATCTACCCGGTCGCACACCATCCGCGACAGCCACGCTAAACCCCCGCCACACCGCTGGGGAGGGTGCAGCGCACCCCCTCCAGCGCAGGGCCAGTTACCCAAACCTTCGGTAGCGACACGCATACCGGAAACCAACCAGACACGAGTGATCGGCGTCATGGCTGTCCATCCCGCCCTGACCGCATGGCGGGGTTGGCGATTTCGCGCGAAAACGGCGTTCCTCGTGCGGAGCTGGCGGCGATTTCGCGCGAAAACGCCGCTTCCCCAACGTAGCCTCGGCCTGAGTGAACGGACACGCGGCCGCTAGGCGCATCCCAGCTCCCGGATGAGAAGTTCGTACAACTCGGGTGAAATGTGGCTTCGCGCGATCGCGGCGAGCGTGCTTTCGAACGACCGGCCGGGGTCGGCCCATCCCGTCCACCCCGACGCCGCACGGACCTCAACGACCGGACCCTGCACCCTGATCGTTCGCCCGTGGGGTTCGTCGGTGACGACGAACCCGCGGTAACCAAGGCGATCGCTGAGCTCCGTGCCGGAGCGGTCGGTCAGCAGCGCGACCTGGGCGCGGATCGCGGCTTCTTCCTCCGGCGTCGCCTCCCATGCCGGGTTCGGCCGACCGCTGAAGATGTCGAGCTCCACGCGCATGGGCGTTATTTGATCCGGTTCCGCTGCGACAGGCAGGTGTAGAAGTATCCGCAGAACTGCGTGTACATCCCCCGGTCGCAAGTCTCCGGATTCGTGATGAGGCGATTGCTGTTGTCCACGTTGCGTGCTGCGGTGCCGCCCGGCTTATGCCCCCAGAAACCCTCTTCGTGGGTATGGATCCGATACCAGTGGTAGTCGATGTCCGGCGCCATGACCAACGCGACCAGCCGTCGCGGCTTCTCTGAGTCCGGGAAGCAGTCGAACTGCCGGTGGCAGCCATCCGCGAGCGCGGCTCTGGTGACGTCCTGACAGGACAGCGACTGCCACACTTCACCCGCTCCCAGCCCGGGTTGAGCGAAGGTGTCAGTGCGCCAGTCGGACGCGTAGTTGTAACAGTTGTTCTTGGTGATGACGTCCGCGGCATTCCAGAAGTCGGGGTCGAATTTGTCGCTTTCGATCCCGCAGGTGTCGTCGCGAGGGGATGGCTCCGACTCGCCCGGTCCCCGAGCGTCCCTCCCGGTGGCCGCGCCAGGGGGCTCACGCAGGAGGTCCACTAGATACTGCATCAGGCTCGCGCCGACCGGCGTCGAGTCCGGCGCCGGCTCGTGATCGGCCAGCCCGCGGACGAGGCGTTCGGCGATGTCCAGTCCGTTCGCTTCGTCGGCCGCGGCCCCTCCGCCGACCTTGAATTTCGCCGGCAGGTCGCCTCCGAACTCATCGGCCAGCGCGTCGGTGAGCGACTCCACGATGACGCCCCGGAAGCCGAGGCCGTCGAAGCCTTCGGCGACGCCGGTGATGGTGTCCCGCCGACGGGCGACGTCCTGGAGCAGGTCGCGCGCTTCGGCGTCGGTGAGCTCGTAGGAGGGGTTGGGCCGACCCGAGAACACGTCGATGGTGATGCGCAACATGGATATCATTCCTTCCGGTTATTCCATAGGTGCCGGTATTCCATAGGTGCCGGACGGGGCGGTCCGATGCTGGGTCGGGCGCGCGTTCTGCTCAGTCCGGGGTGGGCTGTGACGCCAACAGCGTGCCGTCCGCCGGAGTGAATGTGCACTGTGGACGGAGCGGGCATGCTTGACAGGCTGTGACCGGGAAGCGCACACGATCGATTCCCGTCCGCGTTCGGTTCGACGGCGAGGGTGGCGCTCAGCCGCCGGTGACGGCCCAGCGCTGCTCGCGGACGCGGGTTTCGAAGCAGGGCTCAGGGATCCGTCGTGGTAGCCACCCGAAGAAGATCATTTCGTTTGGTGGGTGACGAGGTTGTCCAGCTGGTTGTAGATGGCGTCCTCGCTCGGGCACAGCATCCGCACCCTGATGGTGAGGGGAGTGTCGGGGTCGATGGTGTGCTTCTCATCGACGTTGGACAGCACCACCCTGCCGTCGGATCCGTCCTTGTCGACCTTGGCCCAGAATTCCTTGACCCAGGCCGGATCCAGGACGGCCCCACGCCGGGCGTCGAAGGAGACGGTCCATTCGTAGACGCGGTCCTTCTCGGCGTGGATGGTCAAATCGTAGGAGTAGATGTACTTGCCATTCTGTTGCCAGTGGTTGTTCAGCTTCTGGTCGGTCTTGAGGTTGTGATCGGCGACAGTGAAGTGGACCGCCGTAGGCAAAGACTGCTCAGTGGCCTTGTGAGCGACGGCGCTGACCTCGTGTTTGCCGAACGCCCAAGTGCTTTTGGGCTTCAGCGTCCAGTCTGTCCCTTTCAGCTCAGCGGCACCGAGGTCGGTGGCACCGTCGGTGAGGGTGACTTTGTCGGCGTCGGGCACGGTGCCCTTGATCACCTGGTCGGCGGGGACCTGGTCGTTTTCCTTCGGTGTGGTGATCGTTGGCGGCCGCACCGGCGACAAGACGTTGCTGACCCGGAGCAGCTTCCCTTGACTCTGCCTGGTGACGTAGGCGTTCTTGCCGTCGGAGCCCATGCCGTGGCAGCCCTGGAAACCCGTGGTGACCTGTTCCTTCTCACCGCTGGTGAGGTTGACTCTCCACAGGATGCCCGTGTCGTAGTCGGGGACGTAGAGCGACTCGTGCCCGTCCAAGGCCAGGTCGTAGAGCGTTGAGAAACCATCCGCGAGAGAAGTGTTTTTTCCAGTGCCTAGGTCGACCCGCAGGATTGCCTGGAAGTCGCGCACGACGTAAGCATTGGCGTGGTCGATCGCCACGCTGTGGTAGTCGCCACTAGGCAGGTCGAACTTCTTGACCAGCTTTCCCGTGGTGTCGAGCTGGAAGAGCGGCCCACTCGAGCGGTGCAGAACATAGACGCTGTCCTTGGCCGGAGCCATCGCGATCCCGAAGGCATAACTGGCCTCCTCAGGACCGAACGTTTCGCTCTTTCCGGTGGACAGGTCGACCTTTCCGGTTCTCCCGCCGATGTCGGGAGTGTAGGCGTGTCCCTGGCCATCGAGTACGACCGTGTGCGGGTCGCCCAGCCCGGTGGCGACCGTCGCGGTGGCGCCGTTGGTGAGCGTGACCTTGGTCAGAGAACCTGATGTGCACACGTAGGCGATGCCGGCGGAAGCATCGACGGCAAGCCCTGTGGGACGACTCAGTTTGTCGGTCACGAGTGTGGTCTCGACGGTGTTCGGCATAAGTAGCTCCGTTCACAAATTTTCTCGCAGTAATTGACTGACTACCCAGTACGTTGGTACGGCGATGCCCGTAATGCCGTAACCACTACCTTGGACACGGGCACGCCCGTCCGCGATCTCGCCGAAAATGAAACTGCAATAATGTTCGCCGGTGAACCACACCGCATCATTGTCACGTTTGCGTTTTGTCCGGCTCACACAAGTCTCCGCTGTGGCTTGTAACTCCGTCCCCATAAACCTTCGCGGGTCGTCGTTCTCGACATACACCCGCGTGCCACGCATCGTTATAGAAAACCAGCGAAAC
The sequence above is a segment of the Saccharopolyspora phatthalungensis genome. Coding sequences within it:
- a CDS encoding alpha/beta fold hydrolase, translating into MRLPVDEAGDGSTVVLLHARPADRTMWRRHLPLLADGGAHAIAVDLPGYGQAPASEIAPWTAVLDTVDALGVDRFALAGNSLGALIALHTTIHAPERVTGLVLVGYRPHDQPASPRLTKAWEREQAALQADDLDAAVQAGVQAWTAESAAPQVKAHATDMLRNNLRRQYIGGDTPPEVSDPAALDELSHPALIAVGEHDMPDFYEGGAKLAAALDAGELNIIPGAGHLAPLEQPESFSQLLLGFLN
- a CDS encoding LuxR C-terminal-related transcriptional regulator, whose amino-acid sequence is MADVKKLLSSSRLVTITGVGGVGKTRLALRAASLLRRSFPGGVWIIELASLNDPRLVSDTVAATFGLRHQPGTTQLANLPERFRTRPLLLVLDNCEHVLDACAQLAHSLLEQCPLMRILTTSRQPLGIGGETVLELAPFSVPLEIAGFPGRTKPLRYAAVALLEERAQATNPAFTVSADNAPVVMRLCRRLDGIPLAIELAAVALRFLSAEEIVMRLDHRFELLTGGTRATPTRQQTLQDMVDWSYGLCSPAEQVLWARLSVFGPGFDLEAAEAIGSGDDIQTADVLDLIRGLIDKSIVTAERHPGKIRYRLLETLRDYGRDRLAELGETTVVGRKHLHYYRHVAVKAEAEWLGAGHTTVFARLRAEHANLREAMEFSASQPGEAQAGSVIAAALRFFWLSSGYVYEGRRWLDRLLALTAERDSVRVKALYVNGYLNTTLNNAPSATALLEEARALAMELGDQPGAAYVAQIAGLTALFNEDPARARTLFEEALAGHRLIGDHAAAAYDQIELALSVAFLGDHERAAALFRECPAIEETYGEQWMRSLALWAQGIADLLAGNYQQAAVAQLESLVLRLDFHEQFQIGLCVEILACIASADGDAVRAATLFGMCQTIKQNVDASLSGHKHIARLHDRYEARARRSLGDKMFQKVFRRAAQLGFDEGIAWITQDPNKSGEIKGRATEESHASMLTPREQEVAALVAQGKTNKEIAADMVIARRTADSHIDHILTKLGFTTRTQIAAWVTQRETAPESD
- a CDS encoding Vgb family protein, with product MPNTVETTLVTDKLSRPTGLAVDASAGIAYVCTSGSLTKVTLTNGATATVATGLGDPHTVVLDGQGHAYTPDIGGRTGKVDLSTGKSETFGPEEASYAFGIAMAPAKDSVYVLHRSSGPLFQLDTTGKLVKKFDLPSGDYHSVAIDHANAYVVRDFQAILRVDLGTGKNTSLADGFSTLYDLALDGHESLYVPDYDTGILWRVNLTSGEKEQVTTGFQGCHGMGSDGKNAYVTRQSQGKLLRVSNVLSPVRPPTITTPKENDQVPADQVIKGTVPDADKVTLTDGATDLGAAELKGTDWTLKPKSTWAFGKHEVSAVAHKATEQSLPTAVHFTVADHNLKTDQKLNNHWQQNGKYIYSYDLTIHAEKDRVYEWTVSFDARRGAVLDPAWVKEFWAKVDKDGSDGRVVLSNVDEKHTIDPDTPLTIRVRMLCPSEDAIYNQLDNLVTHQTK
- a CDS encoding amidohydrolase family protein, yielding MRTLIENAAVVTMDDVLGDFERADILVEDGVIAEIGTDLGVGDAERIDASSMIAMPGMVDTHRHTWQTALRGILADGNILDYLRGFRLQMATMYRPQDMYAGNYLGGLDCLNSGVTTLVDYCHNIVTDDHAHAAVAGLRDSGVRALYGHGLLPITSNTWSETQGGLEESAEEGNFARRARLAREIRDQYFPSEAQLLRFGIAPQELAIAPFGDVKREFELARELGARITFHSNQVLVPNLFKDIEVLHAHDMLGSDLLLVHATFSTESEWRLLRGTGTTVSVCAETEMQMGMGFPVIREATDNTPGPSLGIDCTSSTGGDLISHARLVLQATRWRDDQEYYVRSTTPTVMRWKTRDALRWLTVNGARAAGVDDVAGTLAPGKHADIVLLDMSGVSQAGWNRSDPCGAIIAQANSGNVHTVLVDGRVVKRDGRLVHVDVDGALATLAESHDYLYDQMAQHGGFIPQPPAELPVFNR